TTTCTATGGAGGTTCGCCAGGAGTTGCTGCTAAAGCTGCTAAAACTTGGCAACAGCGATCGCCGCACCTTCAAATTGTTGGTACTGAGCATGGCTATGTGTCACCTACCGAAGCCGAAAAATTAGCGCAAACGTTGCAAAAGCTACAACCAAGGTTGATTTTGGTGGGACTTGGCGTCCCGCGTCAAGAATTGTGGATTACACAAAATCGTCATTTGTGTCCCCAAGCGACTTGGATTGGTGTTGGCGGTAGTTTTGATATTTGGGCAGGCGTTAAGTCTAGGGCACCGGCTTGGCTAGGGAATAATCATCTAGAATGGCTGTATCGTTTGTATCAAGAACCTTGGCGCTGGCGAAGAATGCTTGCTTTACCAAAGTTTGCTGGTAAAGCTTTAGCTAGCCGTTTGACACAAATTTAGTTGCACGCGGACAGGAATCGATAAGGTATCCAGCAATTTCTCGGATTACCTGTTATGGCAATTGA
This sequence is a window from Chroococcidiopsis sp. TS-821. Protein-coding genes within it:
- a CDS encoding WecB/TagA/CpsF family glycosyltransferase, with translation MSEAALLDSVLGLPVHLMDDYIPWLRSRLEQGIGTHVITLNAEMTMQAEQHTALAQAIQQAELVIPDGAGIVLYMLLRGKRIQRCPGIELAELLLKSLGQTPTACPVFFYGGSPGVAAKAAKTWQQRSPHLQIVGTEHGYVSPTEAEKLAQTLQKLQPRLILVGLGVPRQELWITQNRHLCPQATWIGVGGSFDIWAGVKSRAPAWLGNNHLEWLYRLYQEPWRWRRMLALPKFAGKALASRLTQI